CAACTTTCGAAACCTCATCTCTTAGCTGCTTCTGTGAAGATTCTCTAGCTTCCAGCTCCTTTTGTAGATCCTCCAGCTGCTGGCCGAGTCGAGTTACTTGGTCCTCTTGCTCTTTCAATGAACCAGTCCTCTCGTGCAAATGCTTGGAGAGCAGTCTGCACTGAGAATAAGCTGAATCTGCAGACAAAGCACTTGCCTCTGCAGTTGCCTGCGTTGCTGCAAGCTGTGACTTGATCTCACCCAGTTCCTTCACATACTTCTCAGTAGCAACATCAGAAGCACGGATCTGCTCAACTTTCTTGTTTAATTCCTTAGAGAGTTCAAGCATTTCATCTTCCATTCTCTTAACTCTTGCTTCTGCTTCCTGCTCATGTATTAAACAAAAGTCTCAACTTTGAAACCAAAATCGATATTAAAATGTGATAGCTGGTGATAATATAAATGAGCTTTGCGTGCTTGCTTACCTGCCTCGAGATGACTTCTTGTGAACACGAACGCTCCTGTTCAGCGAGACGAGTCCTTGCTTGCTTCAAGTCAGCGGCTAAAGACACAACATTTCTCCTGAAACTCTGCTTCTTCTCACTCAGATCCTTCAACAGAGGATCCTCTTCTCTTAAGCTAACAGAAGCTGCCATTTTTTCCTGGATTGAATGAAATACCCAATCTCAAGATAATTAAGAATGTGAAATCAAATCCTCTTAACATAAAAATTCTCCTGTAACTACAGACATTAACGAGCTAGAGTGATAAAGACCAATACTTTTGAAGCATACAGCCAAAAAAAGAGGCGACCTTTGttcaaaatttgaaactctTACAGGTTTTTTGGAGTCTTCAAACCCTAAAAATCCAAATTTTCGCGTGACCCACCAGTCTCCATCGTCGTCAGTGTTCAACAGCTCCCCGGAAACAAAAAGAATTAAAGTCAGAAGAAGATCCAGAAGGTTTAATCTGACGGCTATGGTTTAGAGACTTTAGAGTGTGAATAATCTAATCTAACGGTTGAAAAGTTTAGGCTGTTGGGATTTATAGGAAGAACAGAAGAATCAATTTACAAGTTTGTGATTTTTCCAGAGGAGGAAAGAAGACAGAGAAAACGAGCCTGGATGCGGTCCGAGTTCGTTTAGGTTCGGATGAGGGTTAGTTTTTGCTAAAAAGCCTAAAATGCTCTGCTTCGGTGTAACCGAGCCTGGTGCTTCGGCTTTTGTGTCATTTAAAAGCAACGGAACCTACGCGTCAGGCGGGCTCGGTTTCAGTTGCTACTTGCTAGGGTTTGACTGTAGCGcggcaatattttttttataattcaaattatAGAAAACCACGTACAATAAACAAGTGAACAATGTTTATCTATCTATTGTTTGTTTATCATTCAAACACAAAATCTAATCTTAATTTCCAAACACTAATATGGGTTTTGGAATGATTGATAAAATGTCAAATCCTTATGAAATACCCAATTAGATAGTTTTGGAGTGTTTTGACATAACTAGCATAAGATATGATATTGAATATTAACAGATGTGAATAATCTCTCCCAATAGTTTTTACTACAGGTTTGGGGATGTCAGAGAGATGTTTCACTCGCTCATATCCAAGGTTTCGGTAAACCCTTCTGCGAATGGCAGATATACATAATTGTTGGATCCGAATACAACAATGAGACACATTGAAAAGCTTTAGGATGAGTTATAAATTTCTGATCAGTGGGTCATATGTCTCCTTAATTATTCTTTACTTATGTTGAATCAATATATAAATTGAACAAAGGTTTTCTGAAATTATATGTTACGAAGAAAGAGAATGAGATGGATGAGATGGATGAGATGGCATACAAAGTGTGTGTGGACATAGTGTAGAGTTTGGGAATTGAGCTCACTCCTACAGAAGAAACTAGGCATAAGGATTCAGTTTcttaatttggttttttttagcCAGTTAGTTTGGAATTCGGTTGGTTCGGTTTGgccaaatttttaattaattcggtttcaaaaattttaaacgaaaCTTTTGAATTCGGTTTAATTTggttaaagttttaaaaaaaatcggttATTTTAGTTAGTTTGGTTATCTTAATTCGGATCTTAGttagtttggttattttgaATCGAACTAACTTTTATTAATTGCCAAATCGAACTGAACTTTCTAACTGAATTGAACCGATAACCGAATTTTTTGATTGGGTTAGATTAATAACCGCATGCTAGAAGAAACCCTATGAGACTATGTTGTTAGGCTCAAGGAAAAGTCTGCTTACATAATCTCATcataactatattttattaaaattcataataatTTTTCGAGAGTATGATTCATAGACTTTTGAAGCTGTATCAACCATCTATGAAGTTTATAAAGAATAAGTAGCCTAATTGTGGAACAAATTATTTATGATGCCAATTTACTATAATAGTAAGAAGAATTTGGTCACACTTATAGAAAATTCAATACGTTTAGTTATTTTGccaaacatatttgaaaattgtAATCATAAACGTGTCGAATATGTAACCTATTCGGACAGTCCATCCACATGGTAAACCAGTCCAAAAGATGTACACAAGTGTCTGCTCACTTTGTAACCACTCACTCATATCTCCCACGTGATATGTATTGGACAAAAATATACAACCCATTAACGAGCATTTCTCTCCTTCTCTTCATCTAAAACAATTTGCTATCAGATAAAGAGAAGGGAGATGAACAGCGAAGGAGGAAAGGTGGTCTGCGTTACTGGAGCTTCCGGTTACGTAGCGTCTTGGATTGTTAAGCTATTGCTTCTCCGTGGATACACCGTCAGGGCTACCGTTCGAAACCCATGTTTGTTCCCCTCCTCCTCTCTTTTCCATTATAATACTCTCTAGCGAGATTGCAATTCTTAGGGATGATTAAAAGTAGCTCAACAAAAGCAAATGGGAAATTCTGATGCATGTATTTTTACCTAAGACACCAAAATACATGTccagttataatttttttttcgtcaacctcagttataaaatataaagttcaaattgacattttttatttgatttgttacatctattttttttttctaagcttTTGtcttatatatgtgtgtttgtTGAATgtataactttcaattttttcccAAAAATGGAGCatccatttatttttttctgtaattaaTTCTACTCTTTTGATTAATTAAATACagtattttctaattttctcCAAGGCACATCAATTAGTTGTAAGACTTGTAGAGATGCATTCTGACGACATacataatatgttatattttccCATTAGCGGACACGGCGAAAACAGAACATCTTCTTGCACTTGAGGGTGCAAAAGAAAGACTAAAAGTGTTTAAAGCAGATCTTTTAGAAGAATTTTCCTTCGAGCAAGCTATCCAAGGTTGTGACGCTGTCTTCCATACGGCTTCTCCGGTTAAGTTCACCGTCATGGATCCTCAGGTTCATCgcaaattttactaataattagcAGAACCCTTTCTAATGTTTTTAAGGTCTaaagcaaaatttattaaaatgtgtttttatcaGACGGAGCTAATAGATCCAGCCGTAAAGGGTACTATTGACGTCCTTGACACATGCAGAAAAATTTCCTCTGTCAAAAGAGTCATTCTAACGTCATCCATGGCTGCGGTTCTTATTCGTCAACCCCCTTTGGAGCCAAACGACGTGGTTGACGAGACTTTCTTCTCTGATCCAAGTGTTTGCATCGAATCAAAGGTCctttggattttgtttttaCACGTCAGTTTTGAGAGTTTGGATTATATATCTCTTACACAATTCGTTTTCCTCTTCAGCTCTGGTATCAACTCTCCAAAACACTGGCAGAGAA
This region of Brassica napus cultivar Da-Ae chromosome C5, Da-Ae, whole genome shotgun sequence genomic DNA includes:
- the LOC106412246 gene encoding phenylacetaldehyde reductase isoform X1, whose translation is MNSEGGKVVCVTGASGYVASWIVKLLLLRGYTVRATVRNPSDTAKTEHLLALEGAKERLKVFKADLLEEFSFEQAIQGCDAVFHTASPVKFTVMDPQTELIDPAVKGTIDVLDTCRKISSVKRVILTSSMAAVLIRQPPLEPNDVVDETFFSDPSVCIESKLWYQLSKTLAENVAWQFAKDNGMDMVVINPGYIIGPLLLPTLNLSVEIIVDMVKGKNPLNCRYYRFVDVRDVALAHVKALESPSANGRYIISGQSVTINHIKETMRELFPDLCIDDMNGEGLMDGINCTMCVDKVKNLGVEFTPLKSSLRDTIISLKEKMSLVRV
- the LOC106415761 gene encoding nuclear envelope-associated protein 3; its protein translation is MAASVSLREEDPLLKDLSEKKQSFRRNVVSLAADLKQARTRLAEQERSCSQEVISRQEAEARVKRMEDEMLELSKELNKKVEQIRASDVATEKYVKELGEIKSQLAATQATAEASALSADSAYSQCRLLSKHLHERTGSLKEQEDQVTRLGQQLEDLQKELEARESSQKQLRDEVSKVEVDLMRVASVLPEEDSPKNFERINKLLKAKDDEIARLRDELKIISAHWRFKTQELEDQVENQRRINQELKKKVLKLEFCLGETRIQTRKLHKIGERNAVAIQELKKQLAAKKQHEADPFNNQNFWDKSGFKVVVSMSMLLLVAFSRR